The genomic interval aaaacatatttcatTCTTTTAAATATCTTTTACATAAAGATAaaactatattatatttaattattatttagatttaaaaGTTAAGATTATACAAAATGCTACTAATTTTTACCTCAATTTCACTAATCTATTTTGATAAAAAGTCTTACATGAAGAATGGTGTGATGCAATGTCGTTGTTTTAAGACATCATGAGATGACTAGTTACTCTGCAGTCTTTTCTCCTCCACATAGTTATCTTTCATGCATTCAATCAATCAAACTCATTTAGTATGAATATTATGTTACGTAAGAACTTGAAATGACTAACCTTATCTTTTTTCTCTAAACTCAATTTCTCACAGTACGAGTGAGCCCACAAAATTCATGTATTTTGGTTGAAGTAAAGGTGTAGTAGATGAGAATAATGTGAGGAATTGAGTAACCATGGTTGGTGATAAGAGGAAGCTAGGTCATGTCGGCATGTCCATCAAACTAGGTCTTGCTTTGAAGAGAAAAACAATGGAAATAACTTAAATGAGTTTTCTTTAATTCGTTAATTTTAATAGACCTCCAAAAACTTCGATGGTGATTTTTTTAGTTAGTCTATAAGGAAATCTCTGTCAAGAATAAAGAGATTGATTTCAAATTGAATGAATGAGTGTAgtatatatacaaataaaattgtAACTACTGAAAATGAATATAAAACTTAATTATGCTTATTCAATCAACTAATTATGTTACATAATAACtaactaatatataattttcttaataactaattaagtCATATAATGACTAATAATATCATATGATAACTAGTATattccttaatactccccttAAGTTGGAGAGTACAAATCAAGAACTCCCAACTTGCtacataaaaattcaaattgctCTATGCCAAGCGCTTTTGTAAAAATTTTTGTCAATTGCTTCTTTGTAGAAACATAACATGGATGAATCTCACCTGCTTGAAGTTTTTCTCAAACTATGTGACAatcaatttcaatgtgttttgtaCGTTCGTAAAAAACTGGATTAGCTGCAATATGTAAAGCTGCTTGATTATAACAAAATAACGAAGTCGGTTTGTGCAATTCAACCTTCAAAACCTGAAGTATATTCCATTGCTCTGTATTCTGCTTCTGTCGACGAACGTGATACATTCgtttgtttctttgatttccaagaGATGAGTTATGATCCAAGAAAAAACACAGTAACCAAATACAGAACACCTTGTAGTACGACATCCTCCCGAATCTGAATAACAATATGCATCAAGAGTTAAAATCTTTTCAGATGGTAGAAAAAAGACCTTGATCTGGCGTCCCTTTAATATATCTAAGAACCCGCAACGCTGCTTCCCAATGTACCTTTCAGGGTGTGTTCATGAATTGACTAAAGGTACATACTGAATATACTATGACAGGTCTGGTAACTATCAAGTATATTAATCTTCCAACCAGTCTCCGATACTTGCTCGGATCATGAAGTATTTCGTCGTCTTCATCTGTCAGTTTCAAGTTTTGCTCCATTGGAAATTTAAGATCCCTCTTTTGGAACGAGAATTCTATCAGCAGATAATATTTCAATTCACCGAGGTCTTTAATAAGAAAGTGTTTAAGCATATGACTTTTGAACAACTTGATTTCATGTAAGTCATTACCAGTCAACAGGATGTCATCAACGTAAATGAGAATAACAGTAAACTTTTTACCTTGAGATTTAGTAAAAAAGTGAATAATCCACCTTTGTATGTAATCAACGGATTTAACCGTAGTTGCAAAAGTTGAGAACCAATTTTGTGATGCTTGTtttaaactataaataaattGGTGAAGTCGACATACAAGATTCTCCCCTTGTCAGTGAAGACCAGGAGGTGGAGTCATATACACCTCTTCTTGTAATGTCCTATGAAGGAATGAATTGTGCACATCAAGGTGATGGGTATACCAGTTGTGGGAAGTAGCAACAATTAATAAACAATGAAGAATGGTGAGTTTGACAATAGGAGAAAAAGTTTCTTTGTACCTTCAACCTGGGTGAAGCCCTTGGCAACCAAACAAGCTTTATATTGTTCAATGGTCCCATCAAAATTATACTTGATTTTATATATTCAGCAACAACCGATTGGTTTGTACCCCGGTGGAAGAGAAACCATTTGTCATGTGTTGTTGCGTTCTAGAGCTTGAAGTTCAGCAGACACGGCTTGGCGCCACGAGTGGATCACGGTCATCTTGCTTGAAGGAAGATGGTTCTTTCTGTGTTGTTAAGAGGGCTAAAAAGGCACAATGATGAGgagaaaaacgaaaaacataCAAATTAGGAGAAAGGAGATACCTTGTACCTTTACGAGAACTTGATTGAGTCGAAGAATGATTAATGTGGGAAGACATGTCATAGTCTTTTTGCCATGCAGGAGGTTGAATATGACAAATGGAACGACAGAGAGGAGGTTCATCAAGGATCGAAATTGGTGACAGATTAGAGGGTTTTAACGTCGTGGAAGGTGAGAAAGAAGACAAAGTAGGCAATGGAGAATGAGATGAGGATGGTATGCCTATTTTTGGGGATGAGGATTATGGAATAACGACATTGGAGGAAGGAGGTGATTCGGGATTGTGATCAAGTAAGGGAAGCGTGGAATTGGGAGAAAAATCAGGAGAGGATATCGGTTGAATCAGTGTATCGAAGGAAATGTTGTGAGGTAGAGGAAAATATGGTGATGAATTTTGAGGAAACTACAAATATTTggaatgaaaaggaaaaatattttcttgaaaATATACGTCACGATTGATGGATATTTTTTTGGTTTgtaaatcaataattttatacCCCTTTTGGCCATGTGGATATCCCAGGAAGACACAAATAGATGCACAAGGATCAAATTTTTGTTTAGGGTGAACATTGGTCGCATAACATTTACAACCAAAGACCCGTAAATGTGCAAGAGAAGGAGGACGGTTATATAAGACCTCAAATGGAGATTTGTTGGATAACAATGGTGTTGGAATTCGGTTTATGAGGTAAACTGTAGTTCAGACACATTCTCCCAGAATTCAAGTGAGACATTTGATTCAAATATGAGAGAACGAGCAACATTCAAAATGTGTCGATGTTTTCATTCAACAACTCCATTTGGAGTGTGAATGCAAGAATTTTGGAGCTCGATTgctttattttaaagaaaactaAGAAGAGGAATAAATTTTGTGTCATTATCCACTCTTATCGTTTGAACATTTGTTTGAAATTGAGTGTTGACAAATTGTATGAAATTAGTTGATAAAAATTGTCTCTGATTTATGATGCTTGAGAAAAATCCATGTGCAACGAGAAAAATCGTCAACAATTGTAAGAAACTAACGCAAACCTGTATGCATAGGAATTTTATGAGGATCCCATACATCACAATATAAAAGTGAAAAAGGAAATTTGGTGGTTATTGAGCTTTTGGGAAAAGGAAGGTGTGTCTTCTTAGCCTTTGTACAAATTGTACAATTATTTCCTAGTTCTTTAGGATGATCAGGGAGTAAATGTGACATTAATTTAAAACGAGAAAAAGAGGGATGACCCAGGTGTAAATGCCATAAGTCGAACGATTGAGAAATATGGAAAATAGTCGATTTATTCTTTGATGGATGCATGTAGTATAGACCACCACATTGTCTATCCAAGCTAATCATTTTCCGAAACCAAGTcctgcaaaataaaaaattcatgaaaGAATAGAATGCAACAATTTAGGTCCTTTGTGAGTTTGCTGACTGAaaccaagttcaagttaaaagATGGGACACATAGGACATTTTTAGTGTGAGTTTGGAATTAAAAATAACGGTGTTAGTGTGTGTGACTTGTGTCGTAGCACCATTTGGTAAATTAACACTTGTAATATTTGAAGATTTGGTTTCAGTTAAAAGAGACACGTGGGAAAGAATGTGGCGCCAGTATCCAAAATCCAAGAACTTGCGCTACTAGAATTCACAGACACAAGAGTTGATGAAATCAAACTTGCGGCATTTGCATATGCATCAACATTACcaacattattttaatttaatgcatGGATTGCTTGATCCAATATTTGAATCTGCTCTGCGGTGAATCCTTGTACTGCAATAGAAGAAGTTGAATCAGATACTTCTTGGCATTCTGTCATTGTTTGTTGTGGGTTGATAGTTGATGACATTTGATTTGATAGGAACCACGACATGGCCTGGTTTACCAGAATGATGAATATAGAACGGGTGTGAGGGATCAATGGTTTTGATATCTAATCCAGAACCCTTTGAATCGTCTCCCGTGGTAGTATGAGTGTTTTTAGAAAGtatgaaaattttgataatCAAGAGCACCAAAAtcgtgctctgataccatgtcaAGAATAAAGAGATTGGTTTCAAATGGGATGAATTCTCATTGAAGGAGTGTggtatataaacaaacaaaattgtaactattgaaaatgaatataaaaCCTAATTATGTTTATTCAATCAACTAATTATATcacataataactaattatatcatatgataactaatatataattttcttaataactaattaagtCATGTAATGACTAATAATATCATATGATAGCTGATATATTCCTCAATAATCATGGTGATTTACTATCATAAACACAAATATGTAATCcaatctcattttattttttattgactaTAGACTATTCACGCGGAgactaccaaaaaaaaaaaactcatcaaCTACGTCGGCTAGACTAACATGAATAACAAACTATAGTCTTATGGACTTTCAAAGAGAACCAATTTCTAGAAACTAAAGTAGTAACAAGTCATAGTTTCAGGAAAGTGATTTTACTACAAAAGTTTTTGTTTTGAGACATTTCAAAAGCCATACCAACATGTAAACGCAAAATCTTTAAGTTGATGTACATCTTTGAATTTCAGATAATTGAAAACCACTTTTACTTTCAAAACAACAAAtattttcctttctcttttttttttgcattgaaTTCGCATGAGTATatacacaaaaataattttgaacttTTATCCAAAAAAAATAGCCGAAACTATCACTTGAAGAATGATAATTGTTTAGTTTTCAAACAAAACTAAGTTTCTTCTTAATGTAATATAGGACTAACTTGAATATCCCAAAGACGTATCTCatgaattatattttcatttatcgTATTCtccttaaacaaattaaaactaggGGAGAGAaggaattaaaattgaaatgaagAACGAAACAGGATGTAAAACAAAGTGAAGAATAGACAACTATAGGTAAATCAtatattaacacatgaaatgtaaAGAACTGAAAAGTAAATGATGAATGTGAAagatttaaaactaaaaattgaaTGTAAATTAAAAATGGAAATTGAGCATGCAAAAGaaactaaattataattattagacCCTCTAGTCAACAATCGCTTACTAGTCCATCTAATGATTGTACTCCAAAAAAGTAAAATGACTTATGCAAAAACTAATAGAATGTTTAGTCAACAATTATTTACTAGACTATCTAATAGTTCTACTCAgagaaaacaaaagagaaagagagtaAGAGAAAGAAAGCAAGATCATTTAATAGAAAATTGTAGAAACGAAAACAACTAGAATGTAAATTGTGGGAAATCTAAAGAATTGAAATGTAAATTGCGGAAAACGTATATGACTGGAAGTAAAGTCAGAAAACTTAAATTGCAAAAAAACATAAAGTGCAAAAACTTAAagactaaaaacataaaattaaagcATGATTGAAACAGTAAAATGCAGTTAAATTTACGTGAACTGAAAACAAATTAGAAttgtaaattgaaaatataaattgcAGAACtgtgaaagagagaaaaaaacgaAACTCAATTTAGGAATGTAAAAAAACTAACTAAACTATTGTCGCGAAGTGCCTAATCTACTCATTATCTCCTCTATATCCGTTTCTCTTCTCCCgctaatatatatttatagagtTTCGAAGTTTTAGATATGGGTGGCCTTAAATTGAGTCCACAAAACTTATCTAAACTAACTGTTTTAGCTTTTTCTTATTTGGTCTAATATTTTCATTAGGATAAACTATAAATGATTCTAATACCATTTTAAGAAAATACTCTCGTTAGGATAGACTTTAAATACTCTAATACTATCTtaagaagtaaattttaaatttaaatcaatttttttaataaaataacactcacttatatactgtGAAATGACATCATATCTCATATATTGAAGAAAATACAAAtctaatcttaaaatataaGTAAGGACAAAAGAAATCTCAAAGAAATAGTAGAAAATCAAGAGTTATCCGTGGACCACAATTCACTCACAAAGTGTCATCAACACTAATCATGAACTGATATTGAGACATCTCGATTTTAACTCTCCTGAACAGATGGAGTTCATTAGGTAAGACATACCTGACCAAACCTTGGGGATAAATAGGAAGTTGAAGACGCTTACACAATTATTGTCCTAAGACTAATGCATacaaatttctaaattttttataatgaacTTTGTACATTGTTATGTCCATAAGTTTGATGGGTAAGTGCAACTCCCACGTCCATCCAAAAACATGAGATCTAGATTGAGTAGTTTGAATAATAATGCCATTTAAGTGCCAGCACTGTGTGGTATACTACTTGCTGTACTTCAACTTTGGGATATATTTTAAGATACCGTTTGTTTCTAGTCCAAAAGAAATCAATTATGTTTTTAGTCTCATTCATAAAAAGTGAAAGTTCTTGTCCATtgcaaaagaaattaaaaaatcttataaaagtaaaataaaggTCACATGACACAATTATATCAATGAGATAAGACTAAAAACAACATGCTTACTTGCATTTGGGTGTGTTTTTTGCATAGGGAATTAGTAATTGATTACGCATAGAAGTGAACATGGAGATCAAAGATGTGGAGGAAAGCGTGCAGAAAGGAATCAGAGAGCCACTGGTGGGGAAACCGGACCAACAGTTGGTCCATACAAGCAAAGGGCATCCATGGATGGTTTATTTTTGTACATTCGTTGCAGTGTGTGGTTCTTATGAATTTGGCGCTTGTGTAAGTGTTTAGTTTGTTGTTGAACTCTATGGAACACAAATAACACTCCTCATTCCCAGGAAAGAGGATGTTGTAAAGTTAAAATCCAAAACGGAAGCACTTTTGTGGCCTTCTGTACAAGACAAACGAAAAAAAACTGAGAACAGAAAAAATGTAGTTTAATTGACTGATATGTTTCCCTGTGGAATGATTATGTGTCTGTTTTCAGGCTGGATATTCATCTCCCACTCAAGATGCTATCAGGAAGGATTTCAGTCTTTCTTTGGCAGAGGTAAGCCTGCATTATTCACCCTTTTTTAGGATTAGTAAAATTATGGGAAAAGTATTAGAAAATGCTCAATAGCGACTACTCTTTCAGTAAGCTTAAAGATGGCCAAGGACTGACAGGAGTAAGAATATGTAGAAAGAAATATGTACAATTTCTGAGAGAATCGAACTCAGCTTATTAAAGCTAAAATAAATGTATGTTGGTGATCTAAAATCTTTGATTGGCTTCAGAAAAAGTTCGGCATTTTAGTAGTTGCTACAAGAAACTTATCAATATTATGTACTCAAATATATTCCCTTTGCTTTATAGATTTTGATGCCTGTGCTAGCAAACTAGCCCTGGATTTGATACAATTTTCTTTGTCTTCTCGTGTACTGATTGAATGCAGTACTCCTTGTTTGGCTCCATCTTGACTTTTGGTGCGATGGCTGGCGCAATAACAAGTGGGCCTATTGCTGATTTTATTGGACGAAAAGGGGTAAGTTAAGAGAAATTAGGATGCTTGTTTGGGATTAACCAGTTCAGGTGCGAAAAGGTTGATTTTGGAACATATGCAGGCAATGAGAGTGTCAAGTGCTTTCTGTGTCGTGGGGTGGCTTGCTATTTACTTTTCTGAGGTTCTTACCACAAAACTTATACCATGTTTTCCCATAACTATTGTCCAAGAATTATAACCCACCagaacttctttttctttacaGGGTCCTGTGCCTCTGGACATTGGGAGGCTAGCAACAGGATATGGAATGGGAGTGTTTTCATATGTGGTTGGTTATAATTCTACTCTCCAAAAAAACAGCTTAATGCATAAGATTTCGTTTCAGACACTTGcatgtttaaaatattaaaattttaccATATATGTGATGGATTGTACAAGGTTCCTGTCTTTGTAGCAGAAATAGCACCAAAAGAACTCCGAGGGACACTGACTACCTTAAATCAGGTAGATCTCAGCAGCAACTTTTATAACTTTGGAAACATTAGATTCTATATATACGTGTGTGTGTGTTTCACAATGAACCATTAAACTGTACTAAACAGTATGCAATAAAGTTAACAAAGAATCTAAGTTTTGCTTTTCATTTCTCCTTGCAGTTCATGATCACTGCTGCTGTGTCAGTGGCATTCACCATCGGAAATGTACTTTCGTGGAGAGCTTTAGCTTTAACTGGTAAGTCTAACCTGTTTAAATATAGTTCTAATAATAAGGGTAAGGGCAGAAcagaaaaaaattagaaattaacTGATACTTTGCTGGAGAACTAATTGTAAGTGTTTGCAATTGTAGGCCTCATTCCCACTGCTGTATTGCTATTTggtctgtttttcattccagaGTCTCCTAGATGGCTAGTAAGAAACCAATTTACAAATTCATGCTTTTATAAGAGGTAAATGTGTGGTGGTTTTCACAACATCAAGAGTTCTAACCAAACAATGGTTGCAGGCAAAGAGAGGACAGCAAAAAGATTTTGAGGCAGCACTGCAAATACTTCGTGGCAAAGATGCTGATATATCAGAGGAGGCAAAGGAAGTTCAGGTTcttatacttttatatataactCTGTGCCTTTGCTTCACGCCGCAATGTTGAAGAGAAATCATTCTTAAGATACTGTGTTTAAGTGGGTGTATCTGTCATTGGCACACAGGATTATATAACTACTTTGGAGCAGCTCCCAAAATCTAGGCTACTGGAACTATTTCATAGAAGATATTTGCGCTCAGTCACTGTAACTATACCTTCTATCATTCTAACTTTTGATTGAAAATTtctttcttcatcctttttggACAATGTCACTAAAATATCACTTCCCTTTCTGCTAGGATTTTTTGTTAAACGAGGTCTAGggttgaaaaacaaaagaagtaaaaaattattttcatccaAGAGTGAATATGATAGAGTTTATTTCCAACCCTCATGTTTTTGTTGTATCAAGTAAATCTGAAATGACTTTGTTTCAATATTTTCATCTTGACATTTTTAATGAACCAAAATAAGTGCACTTAGGCATagatataactattttttatacgCAAATGACCAGATAGGAATAGGCCTTATGGTCTGCCAGCAGTTTGGAGGAATCAATGGAATTTGCTTTTATACCAGCAGTATTTTTGAACTAGCAGGTAAGCATGCACTTACTAGAATTGCTGTAATCATCACACCTATACACATTGCTAAGTCAGCATTCCATCTGATCCAATAACTCATTGTCACACTTCCCATTGaaagtatatttaaaaaattgaataaatttcaataggcattctaatttttattttcatgtcAGGATTTTCTCCCACCATCGGAACTATAGCATATGCTTGCCTTCAGGTTCTTAATTTTAACTTAGTTGCTATTTGAAAATCTGATATTTGTTTGTGTGAAAGGATTGGTATAAACTCAAGTTCgaaaaattttcaatttttcatttttggAGTATCCTGACTTCATAGTCCCAAACCAATTCATGGTTTTTTGTTGTCTTTCTTTTGCAGATTGTTATCACAGGTCTTGGAGCTGCCTTAATCGATAAAGCTGGGAGGAAGCCCCTACTTCTAGTAAATTCAAAGAACAAAACAGTTTATCATTAAACTTTCCTTTGCTTATAAAGATCCCTTTTGTGTATTATATTCTTATTGTTCGTTCTTGTTTCATTTTAGTTATCCGGATCAGGATTGGTCGCAGGATGTATATTTATAGCAGTTGCATTCTATCTCAAGGTATATTCCAAATGAGAACCCTATAGCTTCTGGTTTTTAATCCTGATAATCATGAAAGTGATATCCTTGTTGAAACAGGTCTACGAGGTGGGTGCTGCAGCTGTCCCAGCACTTGCCGTAACAGGCATACTGGTATGACCGTTAGTATTCCTTTCTCAATGTCTCAGAAATATGAACTCATTCTCCATTTGACATGAATCTTTACTAGGTCTACATAGGATCATTTTCAATAGGAATGGGAGCAATTCCATGGGTTGTGATGTCCGAGGTACTTGCCTCCCTCTCTCTTCTTTCAAGTTTTAATGGCACTAAGCCTCTTGCAGAAGAGATGCAAATTAATTAAAGTGGAATTTCTAGAATAACTGTGGCACTTCAGAACTAGAAATTGTTGATACCCTGCAGTAGTTGCATGTAATTTTCCTGATTTCGGGAGAAGCTAGTTGTGACTGTTATTAGCCAAAATCAACTTATAAATTCTCCCCTTATAAATCATTATCTCTGTTAACCTGATATTACCTTTTGGTTACAGATATTTCCTGTCAACATTAAAGGGCAAGCTGGAAGTTTGGCCACATTAACGAACTGGTTTGGTGCATGGTTATGTTCCTATACTTTCAACTTTCTCATGAGCTGTAGTTCCTACGGTAATAAATGCAAGCCATTAATTTTAGTTTCATTTCATTCAATGGCGTAATGATCACTATTATTATATGATAATTGGTTTACCACTTGGGAAGAATCGTAGGCAACCAGTAGAACTAGCAAATTTACTTGTGTACGATCTGCAGGTACCTTCATTCTTTATGCAGCAATTAATGCATTGgctatattatttataattgttgCGGTCCCAGAAACCAAGGGGAAAAGCTTGGAACAATTACAAGCAGCCATTAACTCATAAGAAGCAGGAGTTGAGACTTGCAGAACAGTGTACGGTAGGGAAAGAAAAAGATCCACAAATTGATGATTGAGTAATAAATAATTTGTCGTAAGTTTGCTTCTGTATTGGTGATTGAATTCGTTCTCATGGTTTCTAATTCTCATTGGTTGTCTTAATGTCATTAATTCATGAAATATATCCAAAGGTAGTAATGTAAACTTTGCAGTTGTACTTTAGCTCCAAAAAGAGGAATAGGTAAACGATTTTATTATGGCATTCAAAACTAAGAACTTAAATCTATTAACCTCTTGAAAAGATGCATTAACATCTTTCAATTACACCTATCTGTACGTAATCAGATTTAAATCAACTACCACCAACAGAGTTGAATTACGGAGGGCGGGGATAGAGGAATTGGTAGAAATTCATTCCATTCAGTACGTATTATTAACCATCAAACGATACTGTCACAATGGCTAAATTTTCCAAGAGTTTGACAACTTCATGATTCCTTATAATCTTGGGTGGCTTATATTGACTAGCTGATGTTCCGTTCTGAATGGCTAAATCTGATAATTGATCAAAAGCTCCATGCCTTATGATGAATAACAGTAAGTTTCTTAGTTGGCCTTTATCCCTCTGCACCTTGTACATAGCTCCCAAGCCACTCTCGAGAGTGGACACACAACTTCTTAAGACACTAACTGATTCCTCTAGCTTATCCTCCACAAAATTGGATTCCTCTTGGACTTCCACAAATACCTTCAACTGCTTCGGCATTGACCCCTGGTCCAAGAAACTTGCATACTCAACAATCTCAATTTTCATAGCATCTCCAAGTGCTAGTTGAAAATTTTCAACTGCTGAAATCAAGTCCTTCTCAGTGACAATCTCAGAAGGAGATTTAGGTGCTCTCATCACATACTCTACTTCTGGAGATGAGTTATGGAAACCAACAACTCTCACTATATCGCCCAAACGGTAGCGATAAAATCCTCTGTAAGTAGTAACTACCACTTCATACATCTTCCCAACCTCCACACTGCAAAGGTCCACTGTTTCTTTGCTAACATTGTCCTCATTCATGCTAAATGGAAGAAACTCAAAGTAG from Phaseolus vulgaris cultivar G19833 chromosome 1, P. vulgaris v2.0, whole genome shotgun sequence carries:
- the LOC137814182 gene encoding sugar transporter ERD6-like 7 — encoded protein: MEIKDVEESVQKGIREPLVGKPDQQLVHTSKGHPWMVYFCTFVAVCGSYEFGACAGYSSPTQDAIRKDFSLSLAEYSLFGSILTFGAMAGAITSGPIADFIGRKGAMRVSSAFCVVGWLAIYFSEGPVPLDIGRLATGYGMGVFSYVVPVFVAEIAPKELRGTLTTLNQFMITAAVSVAFTIGNVLSWRALALTGLIPTAVLLFGLFFIPESPRWLAKRGQQKDFEAALQILRGKDADISEEAKEVQDYITTLEQLPKSRLLELFHRRYLRSVTIGIGLMVCQQFGGINGICFYTSSIFELAGFSPTIGTIAYACLQIVITGLGAALIDKAGRKPLLLLSGSGLVAGCIFIAVAFYLKVYEVGAAAVPALAVTGILVYIGSFSIGMGAIPWVVMSEIFPVNIKGQAGSLATLTNWFGAWLCSYTFNFLMSCSSYGTFILYAAINALAILFIIVAVPETKGKSLEQLQAAINS